The segment GCCGCAATTCCTTTACTTTTTTGTGGTTGTAAATACGGTGTTTTCACGCCTGTTTATACAAACAATATGTTGTAAACTAGTAATACAAAACCTAAACTCATGGCTATTACTGCACAACAAAAACAAAAGATACTCCGGGTAGTAAATGTATTTGAAACCGGAAGTATTGCAGGCAATTATGCTGCCATTACATTGTTGAAAGATGGTCCTCCGGGAGCCGACGGCAGCCCGATGAAGCAAATTACGTATGGCCGCAGCCAGACAACAGAGTTCGGCAATTTAAAAATGCTGATTCAACAGTACATTGATGCGAATGGATCGTTTGCTGATGCATTAAAACCTTATGTAAGTAAGATCGGGAAGAAGCCAAGTCTTTGTACTGATGCTCTTCTTTTACAAACGTTGAAAACAGCAGGTAAAACAGATCCTGTCATGAAAAAGGCACAGGACGATTTTTTTGAACAATTGTATTACCAGCCGGCGCTTAACTGGTTTACGGGTATGAAGTTTACCACGGCGTTAAGTATGTTGGTTATTTATGACAGTTTTATTCACAGCGGTACAGTGCCTTCCTGGTTACGTGAGCGTTTTGCAGAAGCTGTACCTAAAAACGGTGGTGATGAAAAAAACTGGATCAAACAATATGTACATGCAAGACATAACTGGCTGGCAAATCATTCACGGGCCATCCTGCGCAAAACTATTTACCGCACACAGTGTTTCAAAACCAATATTGCAAAAGATAACTGGGATCTGTTGCAGGTTATACATGCGAATGGTATAGCTGTAAGCTGAAAAGTATAAGCTGGAGATGCAACTGTTGTTTCACTTTTTCTTAAGCTGTATTTCATTCCTTTGTTTGCGGAGCATATTTTCTTTTGAGTTGCAAGGAAAGCCGGAGGCAAGAAAACGATTGCTGCATAAAAAAGCAGATTCCTTTTACGGAATCTGCTGTAAAAAAATAGTTGAGGCATTAAACGTTAACCCAGGTCTTTTAACCACTTCACCAATTCATCTTTGGCTTTGCCGGTTTTCTTTTGAATTCTTCCCCACAATTCATCGTCTTTTCCTTCTTCGTAAGTAAGATCATCATCGGTTAACTCGGCATATTGCTGTTTGAGTTTGCCTTTCCACTCATTCCATTGTCCTTTTACTTCTAATTTGTCCATACGATCATGTTTAGGTGTTATAAATTGTGTACCCGCTTATACTGTAGGAAAACTGTGCCAGAAAAGCTGCAGCGTGCAAGCTACTTGCTTCCGGCTGCTGGCTGCAAGCTTGTTTACGTTAAGTATGATTGTTGTTAAATGGTTGGCATGTAAACCATAATGCAGTTTCCTTATCCTAAGTTCTTCCCGTCTTTGCGTCTTCGTGGCATCACTTGCATCTTTCGGCAAAAGCAGATATAATGAATAATAAAACCTTTACAAACGGTTAAACCACAGCATCCTCAACCACAGGCGTTTAGTAAAACTGATCGTCTGCAATAACTGCTGTTTCTTTAACATTTCATCACTGGCCTCATATTTGAAACAGTAGAAGTATAAAACATACATTATGGCACAATCAGAAGAAATAAAAAAGAAAAAAACAGATGAAGAAACATCTGCTATAAAACCCGATCCTGAAACACTTCACAAAACAGATCCGCAGGATAATATGAAGGGACCTATCTCTTCGCTTGTGAATGGTGTAAAAGAAGTGGTGGAAGAAAATGATAAGGAATCAAAAGAAGAAGCAACGAGGAAGAGAGATGAGCA is part of the Lacibacter sediminis genome and harbors:
- a CDS encoding CsbD family protein, which produces MDKLEVKGQWNEWKGKLKQQYAELTDDDLTYEEGKDDELWGRIQKKTGKAKDELVKWLKDLG
- a CDS encoding chitosanase → MAITAQQKQKILRVVNVFETGSIAGNYAAITLLKDGPPGADGSPMKQITYGRSQTTEFGNLKMLIQQYIDANGSFADALKPYVSKIGKKPSLCTDALLLQTLKTAGKTDPVMKKAQDDFFEQLYYQPALNWFTGMKFTTALSMLVIYDSFIHSGTVPSWLRERFAEAVPKNGGDEKNWIKQYVHARHNWLANHSRAILRKTIYRTQCFKTNIAKDNWDLLQVIHANGIAVS